The proteins below come from a single Fusobacterium sp. genomic window:
- a CDS encoding M48 family metalloprotease — protein sequence MYGDLSPGEEAFASTSNNTIAIDRNILASADSNKILSILAHELGHFNGYDSGTESTASRVENAVSGAVSKKESTGDYEAYFKNMYEGKDISGNEAQKIIDGIPEENKENFTRGVSIGASAGFGGQVGVGLTKYTTIDHKNNKAIVFITADGAVDFANPDAGAALTFSFYPFVNDPEVLAGRAKAIGGTAPIPRLEELSGGAKIVLDTEGKFLGVGFIIGKSLSPVDVFGGFTYGSKIISKKEYTIYEYYKETSPRGGKNKW from the coding sequence ATATATGGAGATCTTTCTCCTGGAGAAGAAGCATTTGCCTCAACTTCAAATAATACAATAGCAATAGATAGAAATATATTGGCTTCAGCAGATTCTAACAAAATATTGAGTATATTAGCTCATGAACTGGGACACTTTAATGGTTATGATAGTGGAACAGAAAGTACAGCTTCAAGAGTAGAAAATGCAGTATCAGGAGCAGTAAGCAAAAAAGAATCTACAGGAGATTATGAAGCATATTTCAAAAATATGTATGAAGGAAAAGATATAAGTGGAAATGAAGCACAGAAAATAATAGATGGTATTCCTGAAGAAAATAAAGAAAATTTTACTCGTGGGGTAAGTATTGGAGCATCTGCAGGATTTGGTGGACAAGTTGGAGTCGGACTTACTAAATATACAACTATAGATCATAAAAATAACAAGGCCATCGTTTTTATTACAGCAGATGGAGCTGTGGACTTTGCTAATCCTGATGCAGGAGCGGCTCTAACCTTTTCATTTTATCCTTTTGTTAATGATCCAGAAGTCTTAGCAGGTAGGGCTAAAGCTATAGGAGGAACAGCTCCTATTCCTAGACTAGAAGAACTTAGTGGAGGAGCAAAAATCGTATTAGATACTGAAGGGAAATTTTTAGGTGTAGGTTTTATTATAGGAAAATCTCTATCACCTGTAGATGTATTTGGAGGGTTTACTTATGGTTCTAAAATAATTTCTAAAAAAGAATACACAATATATGAATATTATAAAGAAACTAGTCCAAGAGGAGGCAAAAATAAATGGTGA